Proteins co-encoded in one Flavobacterium fluviale genomic window:
- the purB gene encoding adenylosuccinate lyase, with the protein MTTLNELNAISPIDGRYRNKTQNLAPFFSEEALIKYRVLVEVEYFISLCEIPLPQLKDIDSGLFDSLRSIYKNFSTEDALWIKETEKVTNHDVKAVEYFIKDAFEKLGLSQHKEFIHFGLTSQDINNTAIPLSTKEAFEQVYMPTLIAVISKLKELSVEWKDIPMLARTHGQPASPTRLGKELLVFVERLEEQMRLLFNIPFAAKFGGATGNFNAHHVAYPQIDWKQFGNKFVETNLGLQHSFPTTQIEHYDHFAAFFDALKRINTIIIDLDRDIWTYVSMDYFKQKIKAGEIGSSAMPHKVNPIDFENSEGNLGIANAIFEHLSAKLPISRLQRDLTDSTVLRNVGVPFGHTIIAFEATLKGLNKLLLNESKFAEDLEKNWAVVAEAIQTILRREAYPNPYEALKGLTRTNEAIDKNAIHNFIATLEVSDAVRAELMQITPSNYTGI; encoded by the coding sequence ATGACTACTCTAAACGAACTGAATGCTATATCGCCAATTGACGGAAGATATAGAAATAAAACCCAAAATTTAGCCCCTTTTTTCTCTGAAGAAGCTTTAATAAAATATCGTGTATTGGTTGAAGTAGAATACTTCATTTCTTTATGCGAAATTCCATTACCTCAATTAAAAGACATTGATTCCGGTTTATTTGACAGCTTAAGAAGTATTTACAAAAACTTTTCTACAGAAGATGCACTTTGGATTAAAGAAACAGAAAAAGTAACCAACCACGATGTAAAAGCAGTTGAGTACTTCATAAAAGATGCTTTTGAAAAATTAGGTTTATCTCAACACAAAGAGTTCATTCACTTCGGATTAACATCTCAAGATATTAACAATACTGCTATTCCGCTTTCTACAAAAGAAGCGTTTGAGCAGGTTTATATGCCAACTTTAATTGCGGTAATTTCTAAATTAAAGGAATTAAGTGTTGAATGGAAAGACATTCCGATGCTGGCACGCACACACGGACAACCTGCCTCTCCTACCCGTTTAGGAAAAGAACTTTTGGTTTTTGTAGAACGTTTAGAAGAGCAGATGCGTTTGTTATTCAATATTCCGTTTGCTGCTAAATTTGGCGGTGCGACAGGAAACTTTAATGCACATCATGTAGCTTATCCGCAGATTGACTGGAAACAGTTTGGAAATAAATTTGTTGAAACTAATCTTGGTTTGCAGCATTCTTTTCCAACTACTCAAATTGAACATTACGATCATTTTGCTGCTTTCTTTGATGCTTTGAAAAGAATCAACACAATTATTATCGATTTAGACCGTGATATTTGGACGTATGTTTCTATGGATTATTTCAAACAAAAAATTAAAGCTGGAGAAATTGGTTCATCTGCAATGCCGCACAAAGTGAATCCGATTGATTTTGAAAACTCTGAAGGAAATTTAGGAATTGCAAATGCTATTTTTGAACATTTATCTGCAAAATTACCAATTTCAAGATTACAGCGTGATTTAACTGACAGCACTGTTTTACGTAACGTTGGTGTTCCTTTTGGACATACAATTATCGCATTTGAAGCAACTTTGAAAGGTTTAAACAAATTACTTTTAAATGAAAGCAAATTTGCTGAAGATTTAGAAAAAAACTGGGCAGTAGTTGCTGAGGCAATTCAGACAATCTTACGTCGCGAAGCTTATCCAAATCCTTATGAAGCCCTTAAAGGTTTAACTAGAACAAATGAAGCTATTGACAAAAATGCAATTCATAATTTTATTGCTACTTTGGAAGTTTCTGATGCTGTTAGAGCAGAATTAATGCAGATAACACCTAGTAATTACACAGGAATCTAA
- a CDS encoding TrmH family RNA methyltransferase: protein MIDLDYLAFLENILTDNRKSNFLKVLENRTKHFTVAVEDVFQMHNTSAVMRSCEVFGIQELNVIEQRFGKRIDKEIALGAQKWVDINRFDSVSGCLADLKSKGYQIIATTPHENDCMLEDFDITKPSALFFGTEKEGLSKEIMDNADGFLKIPMVGFTESLNISVSAAIVIQSLTNRLRRSDIDWKLSEEEILVKRLDWAKNSIKDIKRIEARYYQENPR, encoded by the coding sequence ATGATTGATTTAGATTACCTCGCATTCTTAGAAAACATCTTAACAGATAATAGAAAAAGCAATTTTTTAAAAGTTTTAGAAAACCGTACAAAGCATTTTACAGTTGCGGTAGAAGATGTTTTTCAGATGCATAATACAAGCGCAGTAATGCGAAGCTGCGAAGTTTTTGGAATTCAGGAATTAAACGTAATTGAACAGCGTTTCGGAAAAAGAATCGATAAAGAAATTGCTTTGGGCGCTCAAAAGTGGGTGGATATCAATCGGTTTGATTCGGTTTCAGGATGTCTTGCAGATTTAAAAAGCAAAGGATATCAGATTATTGCAACTACACCTCACGAAAACGACTGCATGCTGGAAGATTTTGATATTACAAAACCAAGCGCTTTATTTTTTGGAACTGAAAAAGAAGGTTTATCAAAAGAAATAATGGACAATGCCGATGGTTTCTTAAAAATACCAATGGTTGGATTTACGGAAAGTTTAAATATTTCGGTTTCGGCAGCGATTGTCATTCAAAGTTTGACGAATAGATTAAGAAGATCAGATATTGATTGGAAATTGAGTGAAGAGGAAATTTTAGTAAAACGTCTGGATTGGGCTAAAAATTCCATTAAAGATATTAAACGAATTGAAGCTCGCTATTATCAGGAGAATCCGAGATAA
- a CDS encoding SIR2 family NAD-dependent protein deacylase, which yields MKKKLVVLTGAGISAESGIKTFRDSDGLWEGHDVMEVATPEGWYKNQELVLDFYNKRRQQLKEVNPNLGHTILAELEKDFDVYIITQNVDDLHERAGSTKVLHLHGELLKVRSIQNKNLILDWTEDLNTGDFDTNGHQLRPHIVWFGEEVPALEEALDITETADYFAVIGTSLQVYPAAGLISYVPSTTPVFYIDPKPIAIPNIRNKVETIAKFASEGVADLREKLKSI from the coding sequence ATGAAAAAGAAACTTGTAGTCTTAACAGGAGCTGGAATAAGCGCAGAAAGCGGTATCAAAACATTTCGCGACAGTGATGGTTTGTGGGAAGGACATGACGTAATGGAAGTTGCAACACCCGAAGGATGGTATAAAAATCAGGAATTGGTTTTAGATTTTTACAACAAACGCCGTCAGCAGCTAAAAGAAGTGAACCCAAATTTGGGCCATACTATTCTGGCTGAATTGGAAAAAGATTTTGATGTTTATATTATCACTCAAAATGTTGACGATTTGCATGAACGTGCGGGAAGTACAAAAGTGCTTCATTTACATGGCGAATTGCTAAAAGTGAGAAGCATTCAGAATAAAAATCTAATTTTAGATTGGACGGAAGATTTAAATACTGGAGATTTTGATACAAACGGGCATCAGCTAAGACCACATATAGTCTGGTTTGGAGAAGAAGTCCCTGCTCTCGAGGAGGCTCTCGATATAACTGAAACTGCAGATTATTTTGCTGTAATTGGAACTTCCCTTCAGGTTTATCCTGCAGCGGGCTTAATTTCTTATGTTCCAAGTACAACTCCAGTTTTTTATATTGATCCAAAGCCAATTGCCATTCCGAATATCAGAAATAAAGTAGAGACGATTGCCAAATTTGCGTCAGAAGGAGTTGCAGATTTGAGAGAGAAATTAAAATCAATTTAA